A window of the Candidatus Paraluminiphilus aquimaris genome harbors these coding sequences:
- a CDS encoding phosphoadenylyl-sulfate reductase yields MSSIKPPSQVELTRLKSIAERLSMAWSNLSVSEMLQEIVVDNRFVRNPAVVSSFGADSAVLLHMISQIQPEAQVVFLDTGFHFKETIRYRNHLISTFGLKNVRTASVDPLAIKRRDPTRRLHLSQPDQCCQLRKVSVLDRHLRMNDAWVSGQRRAQSATRSAVALVEVDEARGKLKFNPLANFGDSEIAAYKITHRLPEHPLVTKGYPSIGCEPCTTAVQVGEDPRSGRWRGKEKLECGLHNRSNIIASSEHVA; encoded by the coding sequence ATGTCGTCGATCAAGCCGCCTAGTCAAGTAGAGCTGACGCGACTCAAATCTATCGCAGAAAGACTCTCAATGGCATGGAGCAATTTGTCTGTAAGCGAAATGCTCCAAGAGATAGTGGTTGATAATCGTTTCGTGAGGAACCCGGCGGTGGTCTCGAGCTTTGGCGCTGATAGTGCGGTGCTTTTGCATATGATCAGCCAGATTCAGCCTGAGGCGCAGGTCGTATTTCTTGATACGGGCTTTCACTTTAAAGAAACCATTCGTTATCGAAATCATTTGATTAGTACTTTCGGGCTAAAAAACGTTCGCACCGCGTCCGTCGACCCGCTCGCCATAAAACGAAGGGATCCGACGCGCCGTCTTCACCTAAGCCAGCCTGATCAGTGTTGTCAGCTTAGGAAAGTGTCAGTGCTTGATCGGCACCTACGGATGAACGATGCGTGGGTCTCCGGTCAACGCAGAGCGCAGTCTGCCACACGCTCTGCGGTTGCTTTGGTTGAGGTTGACGAGGCTCGCGGAAAGTTAAAGTTTAATCCATTGGCGAACTTTGGTGACAGCGAGATTGCTGCCTACAAGATCACGCACCGATTACCAGAGCATCCCCTAGTGACAAAAGGATACCCGTCGATTGGTTGTGAGCCTTGCACAACGGCAGTGCAAGTAGGGGAGGACCCGCGATCAGGGCGCTGGCGGGGGAAAGAGAAATTGGAGTGCGGTTTACATAATCGCTCCAACATCATTGCGAGCTCGGAGCATGTTGCATGA
- a CDS encoding nitrite/sulfite reductase — MYTYQEFDRAFVRDRVGQYRDQVRRRLDGALTEDEFKPLRLMNGVYLQLHAYMLRVAIPYGTLSSQQMRQLAYIADKWDKGYGHFTTRQNIQFNWPRLIDTPDILDALADVDMHAIQTSGNTIRNVTTDQFAGAAIDEIADPRPYAELIRQWSTDHPEFQFLPRKFKIAITGALEDRAVVRAHDIGLQLVEHEGRIAFKVFVGGGLGRTPVIGQELTDRLPAEDLLPYLEAVLSIYNLAGRRDNKYKARIKITVGAMGIDAFRAKVDEAFQRLRAEFSGQDLAVLGDIQKGFMPPEYVEKSKDRYFDALDGDSCFREWVERNVFAHKHPSYASVTISLKGHGDTPGDATSAQMRAIADVAERLAHDELRISHEQNIVLPHVAQADLPAVYQALKSIGLATANIGLVSDIIACPGMDYCALATARSIPIAQDIAVRYESREQEIGPMQIKISGCINACGHHHVGHIGILGLDKAGVENYQITLGGSAGNDASIGEKMGRGFNVDELMPALDRLIDAYLMHRLSTEETFAQAIKRLGTRPFQEALYVVDQAA, encoded by the coding sequence ATGTATACCTATCAGGAGTTTGATCGTGCGTTCGTGCGCGACCGGGTAGGGCAGTACCGAGATCAGGTAAGACGCCGACTGGACGGGGCATTAACTGAGGATGAGTTTAAACCTCTAAGGCTCATGAACGGTGTTTATCTGCAGCTTCATGCCTATATGTTGCGAGTTGCCATCCCTTACGGGACGCTTTCAAGTCAGCAGATGCGCCAACTGGCCTACATCGCAGATAAATGGGATAAGGGTTACGGCCACTTTACGACCCGTCAAAATATCCAATTCAATTGGCCACGTTTGATCGATACGCCCGACATTCTCGACGCGCTCGCGGATGTCGATATGCATGCGATTCAGACCAGCGGAAATACAATTCGCAACGTCACGACAGATCAGTTTGCAGGGGCGGCGATTGACGAGATTGCTGATCCTCGGCCTTATGCAGAGCTCATTCGGCAGTGGTCTACAGACCATCCTGAGTTTCAGTTTTTACCGCGTAAATTTAAAATTGCCATTACAGGTGCTCTCGAGGATCGTGCTGTCGTTCGCGCTCACGATATCGGTTTGCAGCTTGTCGAACACGAGGGGCGTATTGCGTTTAAGGTGTTTGTTGGCGGTGGACTAGGTCGGACACCGGTTATTGGTCAGGAGCTCACTGACCGGCTGCCAGCCGAGGACCTTTTGCCTTACTTAGAAGCAGTTCTGTCTATTTACAACCTCGCTGGGCGCCGAGATAACAAGTACAAAGCGCGGATAAAGATTACGGTTGGTGCGATGGGGATTGACGCTTTTCGTGCCAAGGTTGACGAGGCATTCCAGCGGCTTCGGGCGGAGTTTAGTGGTCAAGATCTCGCTGTGCTAGGCGACATTCAAAAGGGCTTTATGCCCCCGGAATATGTTGAGAAGTCGAAAGACCGGTATTTCGACGCGCTCGATGGTGACAGCTGTTTTAGGGAGTGGGTTGAACGAAACGTTTTTGCCCATAAACACCCTAGTTACGCGAGCGTTACCATTAGTTTGAAAGGGCACGGTGACACCCCGGGCGATGCCACCTCAGCGCAGATGCGTGCAATCGCCGATGTCGCAGAGCGCTTGGCACATGACGAGCTGAGAATTAGTCACGAGCAAAATATCGTCTTACCTCATGTCGCGCAGGCCGACTTGCCGGCGGTCTATCAGGCCCTTAAGTCAATAGGACTCGCCACCGCAAACATTGGTCTTGTCTCCGACATCATTGCGTGTCCCGGCATGGACTATTGTGCGTTGGCTACGGCTCGGTCTATCCCGATAGCGCAGGATATTGCCGTCCGGTACGAAAGCCGAGAACAAGAGATCGGCCCTATGCAGATTAAGATTTCCGGTTGCATCAATGCGTGTGGACACCATCATGTCGGCCATATAGGCATTCTTGGGCTCGATAAGGCGGGCGTTGAGAACTATCAGATCACGCTTGGTGGGAGTGCGGGAAATGATGCTTCGATTGGAGAGAAGATGGGGCGTGGCTTTAATGTCGATGAATTAATGCCAGCCCTAGATAGACTGATTGACGCTTATTTGATGCATCGATTGAGTACCGAAGAAACCTTTGCTCAGGCGATTAAAAGACTGGGAACGCGACCGTTTCAGGAGGCACTCTATGTCGTCGATCAAGCCGCCTAG
- a CDS encoding DUF2849 domain-containing protein gives MSRIKAPVVITANDLLSGEVVYLDASHRWSVELSAAKVFEVVEDATIELDAMAKEADVVGAYLAEVLVGASISPRHYREGFRQRGPSNYFHGKQTVKGAEVAA, from the coding sequence ATGTCTCGTATTAAGGCCCCTGTGGTCATTACAGCAAACGATTTGTTGTCAGGAGAGGTTGTTTACCTCGATGCATCACACCGCTGGTCGGTCGAACTGAGCGCAGCGAAAGTATTTGAGGTGGTGGAAGATGCCACGATTGAGCTTGATGCGATGGCGAAAGAAGCCGATGTTGTCGGCGCGTACTTAGCTGAAGTATTGGTGGGTGCGTCGATTTCGCCGCGACATTACAGGGAGGGGTTTAGACAAAGAGGGCCGAGCAACTATTTCCATGGAAAGCAAACGGTCAAAGGTGCAGAGGTTGCGGCCTGA
- the cysG gene encoding siroheme synthase CysG yields MDFLPIFVATKDRKVVVVGDGQMADAKCRGVLKTAASVTVYTDSPSDEALAWAEQGRIALRCGLPIASDFEFVTLFYAAHESDAVNDELALLARDAGAIVNVLDRTDACDFITPAIVDRDPVVVAIGTEGSAPVLARQIKADVEAMLPADLGRLARLANSFRAKVRALPEGLARRNFWKDFFSPTRLSSGTSDKTLRLDLETLLARHMGAEHEMGSVAFVGAGPGDPDLLTLKARRLLHEAEVVIHDRLVSRGVLELARREAKFIDVGKKGFGEQVTQAVINEHLVRESQAGSKVVRLKGGDPSVFGRLDEELSALADAGIACSVVPGITSAAAGAASLKQSLTRRDRNSSITLMTAHDAKGYAEHDWRQLVRSGQALAIYMGRKSASFLQARLLMAGADNDLVITCVENISRPEERRFTSTLTQFAQRLDDDNWNGPLIIFVGIGKEQVSHAANATSLKELSHVSY; encoded by the coding sequence GGATTTCTTACCGATTTTCGTGGCAACAAAAGATCGTAAGGTCGTTGTTGTTGGCGACGGGCAGATGGCTGACGCTAAATGCCGCGGCGTGTTGAAGACGGCCGCAAGCGTAACCGTTTACACAGACAGTCCCAGTGATGAGGCGCTCGCGTGGGCCGAGCAGGGTCGTATCGCGTTGCGTTGTGGTCTGCCAATTGCGAGTGACTTTGAGTTTGTGACGCTGTTTTACGCGGCCCATGAGAGTGACGCGGTTAATGATGAGCTTGCGTTATTGGCACGAGACGCGGGGGCCATTGTGAATGTTTTGGATCGTACCGACGCATGTGACTTTATTACACCGGCAATAGTTGATCGTGATCCTGTCGTTGTAGCAATCGGCACTGAGGGCTCTGCTCCTGTCCTGGCTCGGCAGATAAAGGCCGATGTGGAAGCCATGCTTCCAGCTGACCTAGGGCGTTTAGCGAGGCTTGCTAATTCTTTTCGCGCGAAGGTCCGCGCGCTGCCGGAAGGGTTGGCACGTCGTAATTTTTGGAAGGACTTCTTTTCCCCCACACGTCTTAGTAGCGGTACAAGTGATAAGACCCTAAGGCTGGACTTGGAAACGCTCTTAGCCCGACACATGGGTGCGGAGCACGAGATGGGATCCGTGGCCTTTGTCGGCGCGGGGCCGGGTGACCCTGATCTGCTGACGCTCAAGGCGCGACGATTACTTCACGAAGCTGAGGTCGTTATCCACGACCGGTTGGTCAGTCGCGGAGTTCTTGAGCTGGCGAGACGGGAAGCGAAGTTCATCGATGTGGGTAAAAAGGGCTTTGGCGAACAGGTGACGCAAGCGGTCATTAATGAGCATTTGGTTCGTGAGTCTCAGGCCGGTTCCAAAGTCGTCCGCTTAAAAGGTGGCGATCCTTCGGTTTTCGGACGTTTAGACGAGGAGCTGTCGGCGCTCGCAGATGCAGGTATCGCCTGTAGCGTTGTTCCGGGCATCACCTCCGCGGCGGCGGGTGCCGCAAGCCTCAAGCAGTCGCTCACCCGACGAGACCGTAACTCAAGTATTACTCTGATGACTGCGCATGACGCTAAAGGCTATGCGGAGCATGATTGGCGACAGTTAGTTCGCTCCGGGCAGGCCCTCGCGATTTACATGGGTCGAAAGTCTGCCAGCTTCTTACAAGCCCGACTACTTATGGCGGGCGCGGACAACGATCTCGTCATTACCTGTGTGGAAAATATCTCTCGCCCTGAGGAGCGCAGATTTACATCGACACTTACCCAGTTCGCCCAGCGTCTAGATGACGACAACTGGAACGGTCCTCTTATTATTTTTGTAGGTATTGGCAAGGAGCAGGTATCTCACGCTGCCAATGCAACCTCACTAAAGGAGCTTTCACATGTCTCGTATTAA